The Erythrobacter sp. SDW2 region ATCGCGGAAATTGCGGGTGACCGAGGCATCGAGTGTCGGACTGTTGATCCCCCCGCTCTCCAGCGTCGAGGCGCGCGCGGCCTGTTGCACCGCGCCTTGCAGGACCGACTGCGCGTAGACCTGGAACCCGAGATCGAACAGCGCCATCAGCATCAGCGCCATCACCGGCATGGCGAAGGCGAATTCGATCACCGTGACACCGCGGTTGTCACGCGCAATCGCGCGCAGGAAAGCGAGCCCGCTGCGCATCAGTTGACCAGCCGCAGTTCGGCGATCGACGCGGCGATCTGCTTGAAGGCGTTGTTGAGCTGCGCATTGTTGGCCGCCGTGAAGGCGCGGGTCGCCCCGCCGGTGGCGCAATTCTGGGTATAGGTCGTATGCGGCAGACCGAAGGCGACCGTCCAGATGGTGATATTCTTGTTCTTGATCGCCTCGCACAGCAGCGCCATGCGGCCGTTGTGGTGGACCGCGATATCGGTGGTCGCCCAGGTCCCGTCGGCAGCGAAACCGGCGAGGCGGCCTTCCATGTCATAGTCGCCATAAGCGTGGTAGGCGCTCGGCCCCGGCTCCATCAGGCCGTCGGTCATGAAGATCAGGTGGCGCGAGATGGTGTCGCCGTTGGGCGCGGTGGCATTGTCGCCGGCAAAGATGCCATCGGGCGAGAGCAGCCGCGCCCCCCAGATCAGGCCGATGTCGTGCATGGTGTAGCCGCTGGCGACCATGGCATCGACGGCATTCTCGAAGGCGGCGTTGCGGTCGGCCCCGTCCAGCGGCCATTCCTGCAACCTGTAGGACTGCGCCGGGCAGTCGTAGTGATAGTTGTTGGGATACTCGCTGGTCGTGGTGACATTGGCCGGCACCGCGCGGTCGAAGGTCACGTCCGGCCAGAACGGCGCCCATTGCGTGTCCGGATCGCTGCTGTCGGGCACCATGTCGATGTCGAGATCATAGGCCTCTGACGGGATGCTGGAATAGTCGCTGATCTGGACCGTCTTGCGTTCTTCGATGCACCCGGCCCAGCTGCTGGAGACACTGGCTCCGCGCGTGCCGGTGGCGGTTGACACGGTGTTGCCGGCCTTGAAGTCGGACGTGTCGAACACGATCGGCTTGTAGACGTAGGTGAAGCTTTCTTTGTGGATGCTGGCGCTGCAGGCGGCTTTTTGATTGTTCGGCCAGTCGGCCCAATAGGCCGGCACCCAGGTCGCATTGGTGATGGTCCAAGTCTCGTTGCCGACCGTGTAGGTGCCGTTATAGGCCAGACAGTCGCGCCGGTGGACCGCTGCGTTGGCATTCCAGTGGTAATGCGAGCTGTTGGTCGAGCCGAGCTGGGTCGAGCTGCGCGGAAGCAATTCGGTGCTGTTGCCAAGATCGGTCGTCTGCGCCTCGCGCGACTGGTAGGTATGGCTGTCCTTGATGAAATCGGTGTCTGCGGCCATCAGCAGCGAGCCGACATTGACGGTGTTGGAATAGGGCACCAGCGCTATGCGCACGCGGGCCCCGTCATCCTTGGCCGCCATCACCTCGTCATAGAACGATTCCACCGCGGTCTTGAGACCGGCAATGCGGCTGTTGCGCATCGAGCCCGAGTTATCGAGCACCAGCGCGACGTCGATGTTGGGCAGGTTGAGGTCGGCGCTGCAGGTTACCGCGATGTCGAGCGAACTGTAACCGAACACCTTCATCAGCGTGGCCGGGACCTTGGCGGACGCGGCACCGTTCATCTGGGTTTCGCCGCCGGCGGTCAGCTCGTACTCCACATCGGTCGTGCCATACTGGCCGGCGGGGAAGTTGGCGGCAAAGAAATTGTCGGCCTGGGTTTCGATAGCGGAAGGGATCACGCCATCGGTGATGACCCCGCCGGCGAGTTTCTTGCGCGCGGCCAGCGTGGCGGCGTCGCAGGACTGCTGCAGGCGCGACTGGACCAGGTACATGCGGCTCGCATCGACGCCGCCGCCGACCACCCCGATCAGGGGAATGATGGCCGCAGCACCGATCGCCATCATGTTGGCGGTTGCGTCTTTGCGAAGACGCCGAAGCATGCCGAAAAAGGCCATGCCCATCCTCCAGAATTGCCCGAATGTGGCGCCGTTTTACAATTTGGTGGTTAAGAAAACGGCAATCGGAATTTAAGAACCGATCAACCATAGTCGATGACAAGCTGTCATTTTCTTCAAATACCCACTTGAACGCCAGATGCGGGGCGTTAGCATGTCTGCCATTGCTTGGGTCGGGGGCTGTAATGAATTCCGGATACGTCGATGCGGTAGCGCGCCAGGTGCTGCGCGTTTGCGGCAAAGTGTTGCCGGTCACACTGACAGGATTGGTCGCCACAATGCCTGTGGCCGCGCAGGATACGGTCGCTCCTGCGGGAGCTTCCGTTCCCGATGTCCAGGCCGCTCCGGATGTCGAGGTCGCTCCGGATGTCGAGGCCGATCCGCCGCCGCCTGATCCGCGGACCATCCCGCCCTCGGCCTTTGCGTCGCGCAGCAATCTGGGCGGGGCGAAACTGTCGCCCGACGGGTCGAAATTCGCCTTCCGCACGATCGTCGAGGACAAGCCGCTGCTCGCGATCATCGACGCAGATACGCTCCGGCCGCTTCGCTCGATCAGCCTGGACAGCACCGATGATGTCAACTGGTACCGCTGGGCCGGGCCTGACCGGATCCTGATCTCTGTCGGTGGCTTCGCCATCACCAATCGCTGGTACGGCTATTACTCGCGGCTGATGCTCTACGACATCAACGACCGGGCGATGCGGTATATCGGTTTCGAGGACCAGGGCCCCGAAGGCGACGATGTGCTGCACACCGATAGCGCCGGCAACTTCGTCATCCTGTCGGCGAGCAAGGACATCTACAACGTCCCCGATGTCTGGCGCTTCCCGCTCGACGGATCGGGCGAGAAGGCTGCGGTCAAGGTGCAACCGCGCCAGAAGGGGATCGAGGAATGGTGGGCGGACGATGCCGGCGTGGTCCGCCTGGGGATGGACTTCACCAGCGGCGGGGCCACCATCATCCACTATCGGTCCGGCCCTGACGAGGCTTTCCGCCGCATCAGCAAGATCAAGAAGAAAGAAGCCGACAAGCTCGAAAACTGGGGGAACCTGGCGCTGACTGCCGGCAGCGATATCGGCTTCGCCATGATCGAAGGCGAGGATGGCCGCCAGGTGCTGCAGCAAGTCGATTACACCACCGGCGAGCTGGTCGATGTGATCTACGAGCATCCCGACTGGAGCCTCGATACGGTCATCTCCGCGTCCGGCCGTGGAGCGATCGGGGTGGAATATACCGACGATACCCCGCGCACGCATTGGCTCGACCCCGAAATGGCGCGCCACCAGCGCAACCTCGAGCAAGTGCTGGGCGGCGGACAGGTCAAGATCTTCTCGGTGTCGGACGACCGGAGCCGGATGCTGGTGCAGCATGGCAGCGCGGCGGATCCGGGCGCGCTCTACGTCTATACGCCGGGGCAGAAGCGGCTCGACCTCTATGCCAATCTGCGTCCGGACATCGATTTCAGGGCCATGTCGGAGCCGCAGCCATTCAGCTTCGAAAGCCGCGACGGCCATGCCATGCATGGCTACCTGACCCTCCCGCGCGACCGTGCGGCCAGGGGGCTGCCGCTGATCGTCTATCCGCACGGGGGACCCTACGGGGTTCGCGATGCCATGGTCTATGACGATTGGGTGCAGCTGTTCGCCAGCCGCGGCTATGCCGTGTTGCAGGTCAATTTCCGCGGCTCGGGCGGGTATGGCAGCGCCTTCGAGGAACTGGGCGACGGACAGATCGGTCGCCGGATGCAGGACGATCTCGACGATGCGCTCGATTGGGCGGTCGCCGCCGGCTATGCCGATCCGGCGCGGGTCTGCATCGTCGGGGCCAGCTATGGCGGATATGCCGCGCTGTGGGGTGCGCTGCGCAATCCCGAACGCTACCGCTGCGCCGCCAGCTTCGCCGGTGTGACCGACTGGCGGGACATGCTCCGCTACGATCGCAACTATCTCGGCCGCAGCTATTACCGGCGGGTGTGGAAAGCCAAGGTGACAGGTGAGAAGGGCACCGACCTGACCGAGCTTTCCCCGGTCGACCAGATCGCCAGGCTGGAGCGGC contains the following coding sequences:
- a CDS encoding TadE/TadG family type IV pilus assembly protein, with the translated sequence MAFFGMLRRLRKDATANMMAIGAAAIIPLIGVVGGGVDASRMYLVQSRLQQSCDAATLAARKKLAGGVITDGVIPSAIETQADNFFAANFPAGQYGTTDVEYELTAGGETQMNGAASAKVPATLMKVFGYSSLDIAVTCSADLNLPNIDVALVLDNSGSMRNSRIAGLKTAVESFYDEVMAAKDDGARVRIALVPYSNTVNVGSLLMAADTDFIKDSHTYQSREAQTTDLGNSTELLPRSSTQLGSTNSSHYHWNANAAVHRRDCLAYNGTYTVGNETWTITNATWVPAYWADWPNNQKAACSASIHKESFTYVYKPIVFDTSDFKAGNTVSTATGTRGASVSSSWAGCIEERKTVQISDYSSIPSEAYDLDIDMVPDSSDPDTQWAPFWPDVTFDRAVPANVTTTSEYPNNYHYDCPAQSYRLQEWPLDGADRNAAFENAVDAMVASGYTMHDIGLIWGARLLSPDGIFAGDNATAPNGDTISRHLIFMTDGLMEPGPSAYHAYGDYDMEGRLAGFAADGTWATTDIAVHHNGRMALLCEAIKNKNITIWTVAFGLPHTTYTQNCATGGATRAFTAANNAQLNNAFKQIAASIAELRLVN
- a CDS encoding S9 family peptidase, translated to MNSGYVDAVARQVLRVCGKVLPVTLTGLVATMPVAAQDTVAPAGASVPDVQAAPDVEVAPDVEADPPPPDPRTIPPSAFASRSNLGGAKLSPDGSKFAFRTIVEDKPLLAIIDADTLRPLRSISLDSTDDVNWYRWAGPDRILISVGGFAITNRWYGYYSRLMLYDINDRAMRYIGFEDQGPEGDDVLHTDSAGNFVILSASKDIYNVPDVWRFPLDGSGEKAAVKVQPRQKGIEEWWADDAGVVRLGMDFTSGGATIIHYRSGPDEAFRRISKIKKKEADKLENWGNLALTAGSDIGFAMIEGEDGRQVLQQVDYTTGELVDVIYEHPDWSLDTVISASGRGAIGVEYTDDTPRTHWLDPEMARHQRNLEQVLGGGQVKIFSVSDDRSRMLVQHGSAADPGALYVYTPGQKRLDLYANLRPDIDFRAMSEPQPFSFESRDGHAMHGYLTLPRDRAARGLPLIVYPHGGPYGVRDAMVYDDWVQLFASRGYAVLQVNFRGSGGYGSAFEELGDGQIGRRMQDDLDDALDWAVAAGYADPARVCIVGASYGGYAALWGALRNPERYRCAASFAGVTDWRDMLRYDRNYLGRSYYRRVWKAKVTGEKGTDLTELSPVDQIARLERPVLLVHGTEDRRVPFAQFEKLVAAAEKAGKSMETLKLEDGHSLVKEENELKFYETLLAFLHRHNPADAPPAEADLSATGG